A portion of the Coraliomargarita parva genome contains these proteins:
- a CDS encoding AAA family ATPase produces MARISDHNITPILEAAEQWKTTCLTKPGSIFGDVSIWSDNLLSEFNEHFVSKPDYGKDDFFSKLEKQVKSGSRQLPKLVAEILWLYYLFPAYVTHKTKVEQICEVYRWSGEELNPEHPMLEALQSGVGGAGMAYNIKRPNEIEYLYKIVVAFRNLDENQQDSLLTNAWDFCNWLDATSNSINSSNRIFRHIFAFLLFPDQIERIASKNHKVKIVKRWSDLAKDAPLEGGDSKLVVLDKQLLAIRRQLEANTTDVPVDFYSEPWISGWDDNWTQTPTNESIEEDIASYGELHPLMQRFKAIMTDFVDFNNPGHKFQEGELDYKHELLEAFQNEQEAIESKLDQGDVIGVIEDLKRLITKTNLVNWRGWDLMFGKPVNEAASLKVLNLIRELSQGRYSEGKLEPIFEVLSEHKLKPGWTLPTVLLWLWNPEEYYPVKSHYIRDFATQFGRKMKMAAFSSEHLQNYMQLGFDTRELLAPWKPNDWIDVQSFMWVIGAWKNEGAQLGEPFDTIFANMEEGMFLLDLIEQGLVALGVDADSEPDPRLALTLPKYTGRIRTLRANFGAWVAMSILRTKDGQRYFQFTCKEELVPEGTVEMDGITVFTDSQGAKFPVIQLPVSACLENDISGILIESMLAMGQHFSSWKGSSYRQHNIPRLYDLFFDIERREELLINGLDLADVDESAGDDDIVGPEPVDPAPKAYTKTEALTELFIDEATYDRMATLLRRKKNLILQGPPGVGKSFLAKRLAYSLMREKDAKRVTMIQFHQSYAYEDFIQGYRPSGGDGASFEKRNGVFYRFCKNAEANPDQDYYFIIDEINRGNLSRIFGELMLLIEPDKRGEHYALPLTYSPGEPFHVPENVHLIGMMNTADRSLAMVDYALRRRFAFMDLKPAYGSRKFIDHLVGKNVPEVKAKQIQTGMEALNKQIAESTRDLGPGYCIGHSFFCPTSEVDDIELWYREIIETEIQPLLEEYWAETDHGKVATEVGKLLNGE; encoded by the coding sequence ATGGCACGAATCAGCGATCACAACATCACCCCGATTTTAGAAGCAGCGGAACAATGGAAAACGACTTGCTTAACTAAACCTGGCTCCATTTTCGGCGATGTATCCATCTGGAGCGACAACCTACTCTCTGAATTCAATGAGCACTTCGTCAGTAAGCCGGATTACGGGAAGGACGACTTCTTTAGCAAGCTGGAGAAGCAGGTGAAGTCCGGCAGTCGACAGCTACCCAAACTGGTAGCCGAAATCCTGTGGCTCTATTATCTCTTTCCCGCCTATGTAACACATAAGACCAAGGTGGAGCAAATCTGTGAGGTTTATCGATGGTCGGGCGAAGAGCTGAATCCAGAACATCCGATGTTGGAGGCGCTCCAATCAGGAGTGGGCGGTGCCGGTATGGCTTATAATATTAAGCGGCCCAACGAGATCGAATATCTCTACAAAATAGTCGTTGCTTTCCGTAATCTCGATGAGAACCAGCAAGACAGCCTACTTACAAACGCTTGGGATTTCTGTAACTGGCTCGATGCAACAAGTAACTCGATCAACAGCTCGAATCGTATCTTTCGACACATCTTCGCATTTCTTTTGTTTCCCGACCAGATCGAACGAATTGCCTCGAAAAACCACAAAGTGAAGATCGTGAAGCGCTGGTCAGACCTGGCAAAGGACGCCCCTCTAGAAGGAGGTGACTCAAAGCTAGTCGTTCTGGATAAGCAACTACTGGCAATCCGCCGGCAACTGGAAGCAAATACAACGGACGTCCCTGTCGATTTTTACTCGGAACCATGGATCTCTGGATGGGACGATAATTGGACCCAAACGCCAACAAATGAGAGCATCGAAGAGGATATTGCTTCCTATGGTGAGCTGCATCCACTCATGCAGCGTTTCAAAGCCATCATGACGGACTTTGTCGATTTCAATAATCCCGGGCACAAATTTCAAGAGGGTGAACTGGATTACAAACACGAGTTACTGGAAGCCTTCCAGAATGAGCAGGAAGCCATAGAGTCAAAACTGGATCAAGGTGATGTCATTGGGGTCATCGAAGATCTTAAACGACTCATAACTAAGACCAACCTAGTCAACTGGCGAGGTTGGGATTTAATGTTCGGAAAGCCGGTCAACGAAGCAGCGAGCCTAAAGGTTCTTAATCTTATCAGAGAACTGAGTCAGGGCCGCTACAGCGAGGGTAAGCTGGAGCCGATCTTTGAAGTGTTGAGCGAACATAAGCTTAAGCCCGGTTGGACTCTGCCGACAGTTCTCCTCTGGCTTTGGAATCCAGAAGAATACTATCCGGTCAAAAGCCATTACATACGAGACTTTGCGACCCAATTCGGGCGCAAGATGAAGATGGCTGCGTTCTCCTCGGAGCACCTCCAGAACTACATGCAACTGGGTTTCGATACCCGCGAGTTGCTTGCCCCGTGGAAGCCAAACGACTGGATCGATGTGCAGTCCTTCATGTGGGTCATTGGTGCCTGGAAGAATGAGGGCGCACAACTAGGCGAGCCCTTTGACACGATCTTTGCGAACATGGAAGAGGGGATGTTCCTGCTCGATCTGATCGAACAGGGGCTCGTCGCACTCGGAGTAGACGCGGACAGCGAGCCAGACCCACGACTTGCACTGACACTGCCCAAATACACAGGTCGCATCAGGACACTGCGCGCCAACTTCGGCGCATGGGTTGCAATGAGCATCCTCCGCACAAAGGATGGGCAACGTTACTTCCAATTTACCTGCAAAGAGGAACTTGTGCCTGAAGGCACCGTTGAAATGGACGGGATTACCGTCTTCACTGACTCACAGGGGGCGAAATTCCCGGTTATCCAGCTTCCCGTCAGTGCCTGCCTGGAAAACGATATATCCGGGATTCTTATCGAATCCATGCTGGCGATGGGGCAACACTTCTCAAGCTGGAAGGGTAGTTCCTATCGCCAACATAATATCCCACGCTTGTATGATCTCTTCTTCGACATCGAGCGCCGTGAAGAGCTACTGATAAATGGCCTTGATCTGGCAGATGTTGATGAGTCCGCAGGAGACGATGATATAGTCGGGCCGGAACCAGTCGACCCTGCACCCAAAGCATACACCAAAACCGAAGCACTCACAGAGCTCTTCATCGACGAAGCGACTTACGACCGTATGGCAACACTGCTACGTCGAAAGAAGAACCTGATACTGCAAGGTCCTCCTGGCGTGGGTAAGAGCTTCCTGGCCAAGCGCCTGGCCTACTCATTGATGAGAGAAAAAGACGCGAAGCGTGTGACGATGATCCAGTTTCACCAGTCCTATGCCTATGAGGATTTCATTCAGGGATACCGTCCGAGCGGTGGTGACGGCGCCAGCTTTGAGAAGCGGAACGGTGTCTTCTACCGCTTCTGCAAGAATGCGGAGGCCAACCCGGATCAAGATTACTACTTCATCATTGATGAAATCAACCGGGGGAACCTGAGTCGCATCTTCGGAGAGCTGATGCTCTTGATTGAGCCAGACAAACGCGGCGAGCACTACGCCCTCCCCCTGACCTACTCACCAGGCGAACCATTCCATGTGCCGGAGAATGTGCACCTCATCGGCATGATGAACACGGCGGACCGCTCTCTGGCGATGGTGGACTATGCATTACGCCGGCGCTTTGCTTTCATGGATCTGAAGCCGGCCTATGGCAGCAGGAAATTCATTGACCATCTGGTCGGCAAAAATGTGCCGGAGGTCAAAGCGAAGCAAATTCAGACCGGAATGGAAGCGCTCAATAAACAGATAGCCGAAAGCACGCGCGACCTAGGACCGGGCTATTGTATCGGACACAGTTTCTTCTGCCCGACTAGTGAGGTCGATGACATCGAACTCTGGTA
- a CDS encoding HNH endonuclease: MPLPYTSLNPNRSKAKGCAPHKPLLLLCILDMADSGELDPPLLCKTPGLRLRFDAYWAICQPRWGGLPGLNQPFHYLSSQGFWTTQTKEGAPSRTDRSTHYVEFCPEFIEDLTDTGKRDQIRRILVETWFPEPEQRALYAAFGWSSAKLAQIEWKEAVNEDAEATGRDANFRVRVVTQYQFTCALTGYGLHTQNGHALVEAAHIHQFAKSRNNHPNNGLALTRDAHWMFDKGLWTVSDDLHVLVADSIFKEWGPEVQWLKARHQQPVIFHTNSQLRPAPKHLEWHRTHVFNSMDN, translated from the coding sequence ATGCCGCTCCCCTACACCAGTCTTAACCCCAATCGTTCCAAGGCCAAAGGCTGCGCCCCGCACAAGCCACTATTACTGTTGTGCATCCTGGATATGGCGGATTCCGGTGAGCTGGATCCACCGCTATTGTGTAAGACACCGGGTCTTCGGCTTCGTTTTGATGCCTACTGGGCGATTTGCCAACCACGCTGGGGCGGCTTGCCGGGACTGAACCAGCCTTTTCACTACCTCAGCTCTCAGGGCTTTTGGACGACGCAGACAAAAGAAGGTGCCCCCAGCCGAACCGACCGGAGCACGCACTATGTGGAATTCTGCCCAGAGTTCATCGAAGATCTGACCGATACCGGAAAGCGCGACCAGATCCGTCGGATTCTGGTCGAGACCTGGTTTCCCGAACCGGAACAGCGGGCCCTCTACGCGGCCTTTGGCTGGTCGTCGGCCAAGCTGGCTCAAATCGAGTGGAAGGAAGCCGTCAATGAGGATGCTGAAGCCACCGGCCGCGATGCGAATTTCCGCGTGCGCGTGGTCACCCAGTATCAGTTTACCTGTGCCCTGACCGGCTACGGACTCCACACGCAGAACGGGCATGCCCTCGTCGAGGCCGCCCACATCCATCAGTTTGCCAAAAGCCGAAACAACCATCCCAACAACGGCCTCGCTCTGACTCGCGACGCCCACTGGATGTTCGACAAAGGGCTTTGGACTGTCTCGGACGATCTTCACGTCCTCGTCGCTGATTCCATATTCAAAGAATGGGGCCCCGAGGTTCAGTGGCTGAAGGCACGTCATCAACAGCCGGTCATCTTCCACACGAACTCACAGCTACGCCCCGCACCCAAACATCTGGAATGGCACCGCACACATGTTTTCAACAGCATGGACAACTAA